A window of Myxococcus xanthus contains these coding sequences:
- a CDS encoding pyridoxal phosphate-dependent aminotransferase: protein MAPLDLTSLPRPSKDDATVGTMARGIVGSEILRIAAEIRERIAKGQKVCNLTVGDFNPREFPIPDPLREHITAALQAGETNYPPADGVLELRQAVQRFYERSLGLKYPLEGIVIAGGARPIIYGTYRSVLDAGETVVYPVPSWNNNHYAHMMDAKSAVVVTDAARGFMPTVEQLAPHLGAARLLCLCSPLNPTGTMIEPDALGAICERVVAENREREKQGRKPLILMYDQIYWVLSFGAARHVTPVSLVPEVAPYTVFVDGISKAFAATGVRVGWGVGPPTIIARMRDVLGHVGAWAPKAEQVAVARYLDDTAATETFLEGMRKSVEARLEALHKGFTRMREAGLPVQHIAPQGAIYLSVRFDLVGKGGLRSNNDIRKLLLEKANLGVVPFQAFGLDADTGWFRLSVGATSVKEIEEALPRVEAALREVLSSGA, encoded by the coding sequence ATGGCCCCCCTCGACCTGACCTCTCTTCCCCGCCCCTCCAAGGACGACGCCACCGTGGGAACGATGGCGCGTGGCATCGTCGGCAGCGAAATCCTCCGCATCGCGGCGGAGATTCGCGAGCGGATCGCCAAGGGCCAGAAGGTGTGCAACCTCACCGTGGGCGACTTCAACCCGCGCGAGTTCCCCATCCCCGACCCGCTGCGGGAGCACATCACCGCCGCGCTCCAGGCGGGCGAGACGAACTACCCGCCGGCGGATGGCGTGCTGGAGCTTCGTCAGGCCGTGCAGCGCTTCTATGAGCGCTCGCTGGGTCTGAAGTACCCGCTGGAGGGCATCGTCATCGCGGGAGGCGCGCGGCCCATCATCTACGGCACGTACCGCAGCGTGCTGGATGCAGGGGAGACGGTCGTCTACCCGGTGCCTTCGTGGAACAACAACCACTACGCGCACATGATGGACGCGAAGAGCGCGGTGGTGGTGACGGACGCCGCGCGGGGCTTCATGCCCACCGTGGAGCAATTGGCGCCGCACCTGGGCGCCGCGCGTCTCTTGTGCCTGTGCAGCCCGCTCAACCCCACCGGCACCATGATTGAGCCGGATGCGCTGGGCGCCATCTGCGAGCGCGTCGTCGCGGAGAACCGCGAGCGCGAGAAGCAGGGCCGCAAGCCGCTCATCCTCATGTACGACCAGATTTACTGGGTGCTGAGCTTCGGCGCGGCCAGACACGTCACGCCGGTGTCGCTGGTGCCGGAGGTGGCGCCGTACACGGTGTTCGTGGATGGCATCTCCAAGGCCTTCGCCGCCACGGGCGTGCGCGTGGGCTGGGGCGTGGGGCCGCCGACCATCATCGCTCGTATGCGGGACGTGCTCGGCCACGTGGGCGCCTGGGCCCCCAAGGCGGAGCAGGTCGCGGTGGCGCGCTACCTCGACGACACGGCGGCGACGGAGACCTTCCTGGAGGGGATGCGCAAGTCCGTGGAAGCGCGGCTGGAGGCCTTGCACAAGGGGTTCACGCGCATGCGCGAGGCGGGGCTGCCGGTGCAGCACATCGCGCCCCAGGGCGCCATCTACCTGTCGGTGCGCTTCGACCTGGTGGGCAAGGGGGGCCTGCGCTCCAACAATGACATCCGCAAGCTCCTGCTGGAGAAGGCGAACCTGGGCGTGGTGCCCTTCCAGGCCTTCGGACTGGACGCGGACACGGGCTGGTTCCGCCTGTCGGTGGGGGCCACGTCGGTGAAGGAAATCGAGGAGGCGCTGCCCCGGGTGGAGGCGGCGCTCCGTGAGGTCCTCTCTTCCGGCGCGTAA
- a CDS encoding AMIN-like domain-containing (lipo)protein — protein sequence MTRSGRRMTSLWLAGCLAFAGCSKKEEPTAAPTGAQPQPEVQAPPTSPPLGTIPREGEAAAKPPVHTASMGDEEVAGAPPSETEPPSDAPTGDAPAEDPKNREWTTTPVSMKRRPAQSVTLRSVRAGTHADFDRVVFEFDGPQVPGYQLQYVDKPIIQCGSGDETPLAGKGFLQVMLTPARGHDDQGRATVAALEMKPKLPTLLELVRTCDFEAEVTWVLGNKAPTDFRVMELRDPTRLVVDVKH from the coding sequence ATGACGCGGTCCGGACGCAGGATGACGTCGCTGTGGTTGGCCGGGTGTCTGGCGTTCGCCGGGTGCTCCAAGAAGGAGGAACCCACCGCGGCGCCCACCGGCGCGCAGCCCCAGCCCGAGGTCCAAGCGCCGCCCACCTCGCCGCCCCTGGGCACCATTCCCCGCGAAGGCGAGGCCGCCGCCAAGCCACCCGTGCACACGGCCTCCATGGGTGATGAGGAAGTGGCCGGCGCGCCTCCAAGTGAGACAGAGCCGCCTTCGGACGCCCCCACGGGAGACGCTCCCGCCGAGGACCCGAAGAACCGCGAGTGGACCACCACCCCGGTGTCGATGAAGCGGCGCCCGGCCCAGTCGGTGACGCTGCGCTCGGTGCGCGCTGGCACACATGCCGACTTCGACCGCGTGGTGTTCGAGTTCGACGGGCCGCAGGTCCCCGGCTACCAGCTCCAGTACGTGGACAAGCCCATCATCCAGTGTGGCTCCGGGGACGAGACGCCGCTGGCCGGCAAGGGCTTCCTCCAAGTCATGCTGACACCCGCGCGTGGCCATGACGACCAGGGCCGGGCCACCGTGGCCGCGCTGGAGATGAAGCCCAAGCTGCCCACCTTGCTGGAGCTGGTGCGCACGTGTGACTTCGAGGCCGAGGTGACGTGGGTGCTGGGAAACAAGGCCCCCACCGACTTCCGCGTCATGGAGCTGCGCGACCCCACTCGCCTCGTGGTGGACGTGAAGCACTGA
- a CDS encoding 4-alpha-glucanotransferase, which produces MSRALLPENHHRLVTEALAALDVRNWVLSIHDPSFPSLPDEDTGWGSPYSEGAARFLAFARELGFNGIQLGPQGQVTEFNASPYDGTLFSRNLLNVALAPLEAPEPWGALLPPGRVAQLAASRPSALPPGERFRHAFRVQTTLLNEAWRTFQKKRAAPDAAPSIRALASRFDTFRQQHRAWLVRDALFDVLCEEKREPDWRRWADSLDGRLWNPRPEEEAAAVARLTQLELRYADTLERYAFCQFLVHAQHHGLRERVGAWRLKLYGDLQIGLSPRDAWAWQGLFLRTYLMGAPPSRTNPDGQPWNYPVMDPEQYFEPDDAGTNAGSRNGPVLRFMNARMDKMLGEYDGLRLDHPHGLVCPWVYRADLPDALWSVQHGARLFSSPDLPDHPELAHFALVRPEQVDRAVPRYADRWVKDLTPEQVRRYSVLFDTVVEASRRNGRQVGDLLAEVLSTLPYPLERVLAQYGLGRFRVTQKADLHNPSDVYRSENVGLEDWVMVGNHDTKSLWRLVADWQWKGTLHAQAEYLAARLCPEPSEREAFARELSTSPGRLAQAKVADLFASRARNVMMFFTDLLGMPETYNAPGTVDERNWSLRVPQDWAREYRERLKGDAAVNLPAALAMALRAQGAPARARHQRLLEGLDTLARELRAG; this is translated from the coding sequence ATGTCTCGCGCCTTGCTGCCTGAAAATCACCACCGACTCGTCACCGAAGCCCTGGCCGCGCTCGACGTCCGCAACTGGGTGCTCAGCATCCACGACCCGAGTTTCCCCAGCCTTCCAGATGAGGACACGGGCTGGGGCTCGCCGTACTCGGAAGGGGCGGCGCGCTTCCTCGCGTTCGCCCGGGAGCTGGGCTTCAACGGCATCCAACTGGGGCCGCAGGGGCAGGTGACGGAGTTCAACGCCTCGCCGTATGACGGCACGCTCTTCTCGCGAAACCTCCTCAACGTGGCGCTCGCGCCGCTGGAGGCCCCCGAGCCCTGGGGCGCGCTGTTGCCACCGGGCCGGGTGGCGCAGCTCGCCGCCAGCCGCCCTTCGGCGCTGCCCCCCGGGGAGCGCTTCCGTCACGCCTTCCGCGTGCAGACCACCCTGCTGAACGAAGCGTGGCGCACCTTCCAAAAGAAGCGTGCGGCGCCGGACGCCGCTCCGTCCATTCGGGCACTGGCTTCGCGCTTCGACACCTTTCGTCAGCAGCACCGGGCCTGGCTGGTGCGGGATGCCCTCTTCGACGTGCTGTGCGAGGAGAAGCGCGAACCGGACTGGCGGCGCTGGGCGGACTCGCTGGACGGGCGATTGTGGAACCCCCGTCCAGAGGAGGAAGCGGCGGCCGTCGCGCGCCTGACGCAACTGGAGCTGCGCTACGCGGACACGCTGGAGCGCTACGCCTTCTGTCAGTTCCTGGTTCATGCGCAGCACCACGGCCTGCGCGAGCGCGTGGGCGCATGGCGGTTGAAGCTGTACGGCGACCTCCAGATTGGCCTGTCGCCGCGCGACGCGTGGGCATGGCAGGGCCTCTTCCTGCGCACCTACCTCATGGGCGCGCCGCCCAGCAGGACGAACCCGGACGGCCAGCCGTGGAACTATCCGGTGATGGACCCGGAGCAGTACTTCGAACCGGACGACGCCGGGACGAACGCCGGGAGCCGCAATGGGCCCGTGCTGCGCTTCATGAACGCGCGCATGGACAAGATGCTCGGTGAATACGACGGGCTGCGGCTGGACCATCCGCACGGGCTGGTGTGCCCGTGGGTGTACCGCGCGGACCTGCCGGACGCGCTGTGGTCCGTACAACATGGCGCGCGGCTCTTCTCGTCACCGGACCTGCCGGACCACCCGGAGCTGGCGCACTTCGCGCTCGTGCGCCCGGAGCAGGTGGACCGCGCCGTGCCGCGCTACGCGGACCGCTGGGTGAAGGACCTCACGCCCGAACAGGTGCGCCGCTACAGCGTCCTCTTCGACACGGTGGTGGAGGCGTCCCGGCGCAACGGGCGGCAAGTGGGTGACTTGCTCGCGGAGGTGCTCAGCACGCTGCCGTACCCGTTGGAGCGCGTGCTGGCGCAGTACGGCCTGGGCCGCTTCCGCGTGACGCAGAAGGCGGACCTGCACAACCCGTCGGACGTGTACCGCAGTGAGAACGTGGGCCTGGAGGACTGGGTGATGGTGGGCAACCACGACACGAAGTCCCTGTGGCGCCTGGTGGCGGACTGGCAATGGAAGGGCACGCTGCACGCTCAGGCGGAGTACCTGGCCGCGCGCTTGTGCCCCGAGCCCTCGGAGCGCGAGGCCTTCGCGCGCGAGCTGTCCACGAGCCCGGGACGGTTGGCGCAGGCGAAGGTGGCGGACCTGTTCGCCAGCCGCGCGCGCAACGTGATGATGTTCTTCACCGACCTGCTCGGGATGCCGGAGACGTACAACGCACCTGGCACGGTGGATGAGCGCAACTGGTCCCTGCGCGTGCCCCAGGACTGGGCGCGGGAGTACCGCGAGCGGTTGAAGGGAGACGCCGCGGTGAACCTGCCCGCGGCGCTCGCCATGGCGCTGCGGGCGCAGGGTGCTCCGGCGCGCGCGCGGCACCAGCGCTTGCTGGAAGGACTGGACACGCTGGCCCGCGAGCTGCGGGCCGGGTGA
- a CDS encoding efflux RND transporter permease subunit, with product MFISYFAIKRPIITINSMLALVVFGLVSLGLLETDEFPDVQPPVVSVTIVYPGASPETVEREILEPIEDAIFAISGVDPKETTSIATDGLASFTVFFDFEKDIQEATQDIRDAISSKRADLPQEMEEPILTRFDPADQPIVSLTLTSEGLDVAALSLVADPTVVGELRSVPGVAQAEVVGDVAREMTVQLKPEALQAAGLSVAEVVAALQAQNLAAPVGRINAPLTEESIRLKGRLEKVEDFRTMVVASRNGRAIRLEQVADVFVGAEEPRTLALFNGAQAVGIDVLKARGYSTTEVADAVRERVHALQQRLPAGVKLEIVRDAGVRVENAVHNVQSALVEGALLTVLVVFVFLNSWRSTVITGLALPVSVLASFISVWAFGFTLNTMSLLGLTLAIGILIDDAIVVRENIVRHVEMGKDHYTASREGTSEIGLAVSATTFSIVAVFVPVAFMYGVAGQWFKPFALTIACAVLVSLFVSFSLDPMLSAYWPEPPRKQNPGFITRTLNRFNAWFDRQAERYKHVIAWALDHRLVMVLVAVGSLVGALVLQGTVGGAGFVPVSDRAEVELLVETPPGSSLEYTRRKVDEVTRTLRAHPEVDYTYATIGVPLALSAPGVDQALVYVRLKPKAERDMSQDALGVQFREEMKRIGGATVSVFTSGFGGAFKQLQYELRGPDQRVLTQLAQQVQKEVEQVAGAVDVGLSTRGQKPELEVELNRGLAGQLGVTVGQVAQVLRPAFAGLDVGDWVDPIGETRDVMVRLAPGARDNPNDLSQLPISVGAASGPPRLVPLGQVADIRQTLGPAQVTHLNRERVINVQANVQGRSLSEVGADIEKRLDGVKLPPGYMLTTGGESADQAEVFMRVFIALGMALMLMYLILVIQFGSFLDPLAILISLPLSLIGVVLALLITGDTLNLMSLIGIMLLMGIVAKNAILLIDFAKWSHEKGMPLREALIEAGRIRLRPIIMTTFALVAGMVPVAIGAGEGGDFRAPLGRAVIGGTLTSTLLTLLVIPTVYEILVDGRTWSTRMLRKLFRMKPPEQRPHVPGGGGGRGEPRPAPQARHD from the coding sequence GTGTTCATCTCATACTTCGCCATCAAGCGGCCCATCATCACCATCAATTCGATGCTGGCGCTGGTGGTCTTTGGCCTTGTGTCGCTGGGACTCCTGGAGACCGACGAGTTCCCCGACGTCCAGCCCCCGGTGGTGAGCGTCACCATCGTCTATCCAGGCGCTTCACCCGAGACGGTGGAGCGGGAAATCCTCGAGCCCATCGAGGACGCCATCTTCGCCATCAGCGGCGTGGACCCGAAGGAGACGACGTCCATCGCCACCGACGGCCTGGCGTCCTTCACGGTGTTCTTCGACTTCGAGAAGGACATCCAGGAAGCGACGCAAGACATCCGGGACGCCATCTCCAGCAAGCGCGCGGACCTGCCACAGGAGATGGAGGAGCCCATCCTCACGCGCTTCGACCCGGCGGACCAGCCCATCGTGTCGCTAACGCTCACCTCGGAAGGACTGGACGTCGCGGCGCTGTCGCTGGTGGCGGACCCGACGGTGGTGGGCGAGCTGCGCTCGGTGCCCGGCGTCGCCCAGGCGGAAGTCGTCGGTGACGTGGCGCGGGAGATGACGGTGCAGCTCAAGCCGGAGGCGCTCCAGGCCGCGGGCTTGTCGGTGGCGGAGGTGGTGGCGGCGCTCCAGGCGCAGAACCTGGCGGCGCCGGTGGGCCGCATCAACGCGCCGCTGACGGAGGAGTCCATCCGCCTCAAGGGCCGACTGGAGAAGGTGGAGGACTTCCGGACCATGGTGGTGGCCTCGCGCAACGGTCGGGCCATCCGCCTGGAGCAGGTGGCGGATGTCTTCGTCGGCGCCGAGGAGCCGCGCACACTGGCACTCTTCAACGGCGCCCAGGCGGTGGGCATCGACGTGCTCAAGGCCCGTGGCTACAGCACCACCGAGGTCGCGGACGCGGTGCGTGAGCGGGTGCACGCGCTCCAGCAGCGGCTCCCCGCGGGCGTGAAGCTCGAAATCGTGCGCGACGCCGGCGTCCGCGTGGAGAACGCCGTGCACAACGTGCAGTCCGCGCTGGTGGAAGGCGCGCTGCTCACGGTGCTGGTCGTCTTCGTCTTTCTCAACTCGTGGCGCTCCACCGTCATCACCGGCCTGGCGTTGCCGGTGAGCGTGCTGGCGTCCTTCATCAGCGTGTGGGCCTTCGGCTTCACGCTCAACACCATGTCGCTCTTGGGCCTGACGCTGGCCATCGGCATTCTCATCGACGACGCCATCGTCGTGCGAGAGAACATCGTCCGCCACGTGGAGATGGGGAAGGACCACTACACGGCGTCGCGCGAGGGCACCTCGGAAATCGGTCTCGCGGTTTCGGCGACCACCTTCTCCATCGTCGCCGTATTCGTGCCTGTGGCCTTCATGTACGGCGTGGCCGGCCAGTGGTTCAAGCCCTTCGCCCTCACCATCGCCTGCGCGGTGCTGGTGTCGCTGTTCGTGTCCTTCTCGCTGGACCCGATGCTGAGCGCGTACTGGCCGGAGCCGCCCAGGAAGCAGAACCCGGGCTTCATCACCCGGACGCTGAATCGCTTCAACGCCTGGTTCGACCGGCAGGCGGAGCGCTACAAGCACGTCATCGCCTGGGCGCTGGACCACCGGCTGGTGATGGTGCTGGTGGCGGTGGGCTCGCTGGTGGGCGCGCTGGTGCTCCAGGGCACCGTGGGCGGCGCCGGCTTCGTGCCGGTGAGCGACCGCGCGGAGGTGGAGCTGTTGGTGGAGACGCCCCCAGGCTCCAGCCTGGAGTACACGCGGCGCAAGGTGGACGAGGTGACGCGTACCCTGCGCGCCCACCCGGAGGTGGACTACACCTACGCGACCATCGGCGTGCCCCTGGCGCTCAGCGCGCCCGGCGTGGACCAGGCCCTGGTGTACGTGCGGCTCAAGCCGAAGGCGGAGCGCGACATGAGCCAGGACGCATTGGGCGTCCAGTTCCGCGAGGAGATGAAGCGCATCGGCGGTGCCACCGTCTCCGTCTTCACCTCGGGCTTCGGTGGGGCCTTCAAGCAGCTCCAGTACGAGCTGCGCGGTCCGGACCAGCGGGTGCTCACGCAGCTAGCGCAGCAGGTCCAGAAGGAAGTGGAGCAGGTAGCCGGCGCGGTGGACGTGGGCCTGTCCACGCGAGGGCAGAAGCCGGAGCTGGAGGTGGAGCTAAACCGCGGGCTCGCCGGACAGTTGGGCGTGACGGTGGGGCAGGTGGCCCAGGTGCTGCGGCCGGCCTTCGCGGGCCTGGACGTGGGGGACTGGGTGGACCCCATCGGGGAGACGCGAGACGTCATGGTGCGGCTGGCTCCGGGTGCGCGTGACAACCCCAATGACTTGTCGCAGTTGCCCATCTCCGTAGGCGCGGCGAGCGGGCCGCCCCGGCTGGTGCCGCTGGGGCAGGTGGCGGACATCCGTCAAACGTTGGGTCCGGCGCAGGTAACGCACTTGAACCGTGAGCGCGTCATCAACGTCCAGGCGAACGTGCAGGGGCGCTCGTTGTCGGAGGTGGGCGCGGACATCGAGAAGCGGCTGGACGGCGTGAAGCTGCCGCCGGGCTACATGCTGACGACGGGCGGCGAGTCCGCGGACCAGGCCGAGGTGTTCATGCGCGTGTTCATCGCGCTCGGCATGGCGCTGATGCTGATGTACCTCATCCTGGTCATCCAGTTCGGCTCCTTCCTGGACCCGCTGGCCATCCTCATCTCGCTGCCGCTGTCGCTCATCGGCGTGGTGCTGGCGCTGCTCATCACCGGTGACACGCTCAACCTCATGAGCCTCATCGGCATCATGCTGCTGATGGGAATCGTCGCGAAGAACGCCATCCTCCTCATCGACTTCGCCAAGTGGTCGCACGAGAAGGGCATGCCTCTGCGCGAGGCGCTCATCGAAGCGGGCCGCATCCGTCTGCGCCCCATCATCATGACGACCTTCGCGCTGGTGGCGGGCATGGTGCCGGTGGCCATCGGCGCGGGTGAGGGCGGCGACTTCCGCGCGCCGCTGGGACGCGCGGTGATTGGCGGCACGCTGACGTCCACGCTGCTGACACTGCTGGTGATTCCCACGGTGTACGAAATCCTGGTGGACGGCCGGACATGGTCCACGCGCATGCTGCGCAAGCTCTTCCGGATGAAGCCTCCCGAACAGCGGCCTCACGTTCCGGGCGGAGGCGGCGGCCGTGGAGAGCCCCGGCCCGCCCCTCAGGCGCGGCACGATTGA
- a CDS encoding efflux RND transporter periplasmic adaptor subunit produces MGLCALSGCRKGEDAAPAPRQEELEMTLGQENVARAEVRQLRSGPGISGNLQARTAAAVRAEVGGTILDIKAQQGQVVKKGEELARIEDVTLKDQLIAASAAVRTARSALQVAEAEQERATRLSKAGVITQRDFERAELSVEQAKGQLAEARSRHALAQEQLNRARVVAPFAGVVSERQASAGDVVQPSAPLFTVVDPRTLRLEASVPAAQLEQVKVDTPVEFHVTGYGDRAFRGTVERINPVVDPATGQVRIYVAIPNTDLQLLAGLFAEGRVASKGTQAVAIPIDAIDDTGTEPAVLRIQEGRAQRVNVRLGLRDEVARQVEVRSGLEDGDVVLLGAARSEVAEGGRVKVSSPRPDSKPVEEAGPGVGGSEAPPPPSSGARQPTPRPASTQPPAEDAAPSH; encoded by the coding sequence ATGGGGCTCTGCGCCCTGTCCGGTTGCCGGAAGGGTGAGGACGCAGCGCCCGCGCCTCGACAAGAGGAGCTGGAGATGACGCTGGGCCAGGAGAACGTGGCCCGCGCCGAGGTGCGGCAGTTGCGCTCCGGTCCTGGCATCTCCGGCAACCTGCAGGCGCGCACGGCGGCGGCGGTGCGCGCGGAAGTGGGCGGCACCATCCTCGACATCAAGGCCCAGCAGGGCCAGGTGGTGAAGAAGGGCGAGGAGCTGGCGCGCATCGAGGACGTCACGCTGAAGGACCAGCTCATCGCGGCGTCGGCGGCGGTCCGCACGGCCCGAAGCGCGCTCCAGGTAGCCGAGGCCGAGCAGGAGCGCGCCACGAGGCTGTCCAAGGCGGGCGTCATCACCCAGCGCGACTTCGAACGGGCGGAGCTCTCCGTGGAGCAGGCCAAGGGGCAGCTCGCGGAGGCGCGCTCCCGGCATGCCCTGGCGCAGGAGCAGCTCAACCGCGCGCGCGTCGTGGCGCCCTTCGCGGGCGTGGTGAGCGAGCGGCAGGCCAGCGCGGGTGACGTCGTCCAGCCCAGCGCGCCGCTCTTCACGGTGGTGGACCCGCGCACGTTGCGCCTGGAGGCCTCCGTGCCCGCCGCGCAGCTCGAACAGGTGAAGGTGGACACGCCGGTGGAGTTCCACGTGACGGGCTATGGGGACCGCGCCTTCCGCGGCACGGTGGAGCGCATCAACCCGGTGGTGGACCCGGCCACCGGCCAGGTCCGCATCTACGTGGCCATTCCCAACACGGACCTCCAATTGCTGGCCGGCCTCTTCGCGGAGGGGCGCGTGGCCTCGAAGGGTACGCAGGCGGTCGCGATTCCCATCGACGCCATCGACGACACGGGGACCGAGCCCGCCGTGCTGCGCATCCAGGAAGGGCGCGCGCAGCGGGTGAACGTCAGATTGGGCCTGCGCGACGAGGTGGCGCGGCAGGTCGAGGTCCGCTCCGGTCTGGAGGACGGCGACGTGGTGCTGCTGGGCGCCGCGCGGAGCGAGGTGGCGGAGGGCGGGCGCGTGAAGGTGTCGTCCCCACGGCCGGACTCGAAGCCCGTGGAGGAGGCGGGGCCCGGTGTTGGCGGCTCGGAGGCGCCGCCGCCCCCGTCGTCGGGAGCGAGGCAGCCCACTCCGCGGCCCGCGTCCACGCAACCCCCGGCGGAGGACGCTGCGCCGTCCCACTAA
- a CDS encoding ADYC domain-containing protein: protein MMRSGRSKCLRVPRRVAGRAAAADIDSVVGPGRWWVMGAWKQTVAALVSAVSMVGCAGNVMEAEPVALRSGVAELVAPNGRNLNGRNLNGRNLNTPELGQLLVSVDLAGARIAEEVLGEVRLEGSVFHGVASSGPVSGQSFLGARFIGNLSSGDTVELRVDGIEPGAGADADVWAYLVSYYDAADALWKPACAAADGSALSAIPVAGRWDYRQGVAGGGAKVDDAARFTFACEGAAIAKCVRFGYRPWGTTADGLSLADHHQACTRMVRADFCGDGTSHTTDGQWVNLHDGVNVQTDTEAWLHEAEWDADGARCFTQTTRAAQAVSCPGQTQLTQCGKWAHFQAGTLIMSEVPPAQ from the coding sequence GTGATGCGCAGTGGACGAAGCAAGTGCCTGCGGGTCCCCAGGCGAGTTGCTGGGCGGGCGGCCGCTGCGGACATTGATTCCGTGGTCGGGCCGGGAAGGTGGTGGGTGATGGGTGCTTGGAAGCAGACGGTGGCGGCGCTGGTCAGCGCGGTGAGCATGGTGGGCTGTGCGGGGAACGTGATGGAGGCGGAGCCGGTGGCGCTTCGCTCGGGCGTGGCGGAGCTGGTGGCGCCGAACGGACGGAACCTGAATGGCCGCAACCTGAATGGCCGCAACCTGAACACCCCCGAGCTGGGACAGCTGCTCGTGTCCGTGGACCTGGCGGGCGCCCGCATCGCGGAGGAGGTTCTCGGCGAGGTGCGGCTGGAGGGCAGCGTCTTCCACGGCGTCGCCTCCAGCGGCCCGGTGTCCGGCCAGTCCTTCCTGGGCGCGCGCTTCATCGGCAACCTGAGCAGTGGTGACACCGTGGAGCTGCGCGTTGACGGCATCGAGCCTGGAGCGGGCGCGGACGCGGACGTCTGGGCGTACCTCGTCTCCTACTACGACGCGGCGGATGCCCTCTGGAAGCCCGCGTGCGCGGCGGCGGACGGCTCCGCGCTGAGCGCCATTCCCGTGGCGGGCCGGTGGGACTACCGCCAGGGCGTGGCGGGCGGCGGCGCGAAGGTGGATGACGCCGCGCGCTTCACCTTCGCCTGTGAGGGGGCGGCCATCGCCAAATGCGTGCGCTTCGGCTACCGGCCTTGGGGCACCACGGCGGACGGCTTGAGTCTGGCGGACCACCACCAGGCGTGCACGCGCATGGTGCGCGCGGACTTCTGCGGCGACGGCACGTCGCACACCACGGATGGCCAGTGGGTGAACCTTCATGACGGCGTGAACGTGCAGACGGATACGGAGGCGTGGCTACACGAAGCCGAGTGGGACGCCGACGGTGCGCGCTGCTTCACGCAGACGACGCGCGCGGCACAGGCCGTGAGCTGCCCGGGGCAGACGCAGCTCACCCAATGCGGCAAGTGGGCCCACTTCCAGGCCGGCACGCTCATCATGAGCGAGGTCCCTCCCGCGCAGTAG